The Vicia villosa cultivar HV-30 ecotype Madison, WI unplaced genomic scaffold, Vvil1.0 ctg.000911F_1_1, whole genome shotgun sequence genome has a segment encoding these proteins:
- the LOC131632167 gene encoding uncharacterized protein LOC131632167, which translates to MAECELPSFSLGFDLDSEDTSPHSPKPDPTLIVPDSESDPETRPDPPRRIFKRLRRGLSSSVRHQTEPPPCIDVDDDDIEEFSDEPVQVSACSSVRNQNSSISRSSKVSLKSIGVLTPHSCTNSRDNKRKLDLEIPDSVGLETGQCGSMFRKLMASPLRRFQLIESDDDDDVMVDEDVDGGSKFEPSSSTGPMCNRNTPVVSLERDSKKQFDDVKHNKKDLPIHLSPVKNFSIPRDKQASAGLETGQSGSLFPNNGKLEASPLRRFQLIESDDDDDMVGADVNGGNKLGPFSLTGPMCNGNKPVVSLKQDSKKQFDNVNQNKEDLLKNFPIPRDKQASAGLETGQSGSVFPNGKLAASPLRRFQLVDSDDDDDVMVCEAKVGPSSSTGNRNRHPSSLKQDKKVRFVEANQNQKHLSPVRKNFSIPTPAFNDVCEEYFHSAKNTQVPKSNETYRGANSGCQKDEQMWEAAGPLPPAHRYFFHDNTRIQQLVCSRLCNFSPLGDNTVNQQENIDYMGQFDNGGSTSRRSKSKNLNDSEGWVDPKIIPISTRKKATKRNNTKKNNETSKLNSSNDSANWVEPKDAGQRRVQASGEPAGHWYTGSDGRKVYVNKSGKESTGRNAYRNYRKESGEASKISKKKTTAKKRK; encoded by the exons ATGGCGGAATGTGAACTTCCTTCGTTCTCTCTAGGGTTCGATCTTGATTCCGAAGACACATCTCCCCATTCCCCCAAACCCGACCCGACACTAATAGTTCCGGACTCCGAATCCGATCCTGAAACCCGACCCGATCCACCACGCCGCATCTTCAAACGTCTCCGTCGTGGTCTCTCCTCCTCCGTTCGCCACCAAACCGAACCGCCTCCGTGCATCGATGTTGACGATGATGATATCGAGGAGTTCTCAGATGAACCTGTTCAAG TATCTGCATGTTCTTCGGTTCGGAATCAGAATAGTTCTATAAGTCGCAGCTCAAAAGTGTCATTGAAAAGTATTGGAGTTTTAACTCCTCATTCATGTACCAACTCTAGGGATAATAAAAGAAAGCTGGATTTAGAAATTCCTGATTCTGTTGGGTTGGAGACTGGTCAGTGCGGGTCCATGTTTCGCAAGTTAATGGCTAGTCCTCTTCGTAGGTTTCAATTGATTGAAtcggatgatgatgatgatgtcatGGTTGATGAGGATGTTGATGGTGGAAGTAAATTTGAACCCTCATCGTCGACAGGGCCAATGTGTAATCGAAATACACCTGTGGTTTCTTTGGAACGAGATAGCAAGAAGCAATTTGATGatgttaaacataataaaaaggaTTTACCGATACATCTTTCCCCCGTGAAGAATTTCTCCATTCCTAGGGATAAACAAGCTTCTGCCGGATTGGAAACGGGACAGAGTGGGTCGTTGTTTCCTAATAATGGCAAGTTAGAGGCTAGTCCTCTTCGTAGGTTTCAATTGATTgaatctgatgatgatgatgatatggtTGGTGCGGATGTTAATGGTGGAAATAAACTTGGTCCCTTCTCGTTGACGGGGCCAATGTGTAATGGAAACAAACCTGTGGTTTCTTTGAAACAAGATAGCAAGAAGCAATTTGATAATGTGAACCAAAATAAGGAGGATTTATTGAAGAATTTCCCCATTCCTAGGGATAAACAAGCTTCTGCTGGATTGGAAACGGGCCAGAGTGGGTCGGTGTTTCCAAATGGCAAGTTAGCAGCTAGTCCTCTTCGCAGGTTTCAGTTGGttgattctgatgatgatgacgatgttATGGTTTGTGAAGCTAAAGTTGGTCCCTCCTCGTCAACTGGTAATCGAAACAGACATCCTAGTTCTTTGAAGCAAGACAAAAAGGTGCGGTTTGTTGAAGCAAACCAAAATCAGAAACATCTTTCCCCGGTGAGGAAGAACTTTTCTATTCCTACACCTGCTTTCAATGATGTGTGTGAAGAGTACTTCCATTCCGCCAAGAACACACAGGTGCCGAAATCTAACGAGACATATCGCGGGGCTAATTCGGGATGTCAAAAAGATGAGCAAATGTGGGAAGCGGCAGGTCCTCTTCCTCCTGCTCACCGTTATTTTTTCCACGACAATACAAGAATTCAGCAGTTAGTTTGCAGTCGCCTGTGTAATTTTTCTCCATTAGGTGACAACACAGTGAATCAGCAAGAAAATATCGATTACAT GGGACAATTTGACAATGGAGGATCAACAAGCAGAAGAAGCAaatcaaaaaatttaaatgattctGAAGGTTGGGTAGATCCCAAAATCATTCCTATTAGTACTAGAAAGAAAGCAACAAAGAGAAACAACactaagaaaaataatgaaacaaGCAAATTAAACTCTTCAAATGATTCTGCGAATTGGGTGGAACCGAAAGATGCAGGTCAAAGGCGAGTACAAGCAAGCGGTGAACCGGCTGGTCATTGGTATACAGGATCAGATGGACGAAAG GTTTATGTGAACAAAAGTGGGAAGGAGTCCACCGGCCGAAATGCTTATAGAAATTATCGAAAG GAGAGTGGAGAAGCATCCAAAATATCCAAAAAGAAAACAACTGCCAAGAAGAGAAAGTAA
- the LOC131632164 gene encoding tetraspanin-6-like, with amino-acid sequence MQRFSNSVIGFLNFFTLLASIPIIGAGLWISRSTTTCENFFQTPLLIIGFIVLMISLFGFIGACFHVAWALWVYLVIMLLIIAAILGLTIFGFAVTSQGGGVEVPGRVYMEYHLENYSIWMRNKIKDPQYWSTMRSCIMGSNTCSKLASWTSLDVMEKDMSPIQSGCCKPPTSCNTNMEDNDCYRWNNAANILCYNCDSCKAGVLENIRRDWHKVSVLSVVVLVFLIGIYSIGCCAFRNSRRAQTDYPHGENRMSKVRPRWDYHCWRWFHEKKEQLF; translated from the exons ATGCAACGATTCAGCAACTCAGTGATAGGTTTCTTGAACTTCTTCACACTCTTAGCATCAATACCAATAATAGGAGCAGGACTATGGATTTCAAGAAGCACAACAACATGTGAAAATTTCTTCCAAACACCACTTTTAATTATAGGATTTATTGTTCTTATGATTTCACTATTTGGTTTCATAGGAGCATGTTTTCATGTGGCATGGGCACTTTGGGTTTATTTGGTGATTATGTTGTTGATCATAGCAGCTATTTTAGGGTTGACTATATTTGGATTTGCTGTGACTAGTCAAGGTGGGGGTGTTGAAGTTCCTGGTAGGGTTTATATGGAATATCATCTTGAGAATTATTCAATATGGATGAGGAATAAGATTAAGGATCCTCAATATTGGAGTACTATGAGGAGTTGTATTATGGGGTCTAATACTTGTTCTAAACTTGCTTCTTGGACCTCTCTTGATGTCATGGAGAAGGATATGTCTCCAATTCAG TCTGGATGTTGTAAACCACCAACATCATGCAACACCAACATGGAAGACAATGATTGCTACCGTTGGAACAATGCAGCAAACATACTATGTTACAATTGTGATTCATGCAAAGCTGGTGTACTTGAAAACATAAGAAGAGATTGGCACAAGGTCTCAGTTCTtagtgttgttgttcttgtttttctTATAGGAATATATTCTATTGGATGTTGTGCTTTCAGAAATTCAAGAAGAGCTCAAACTGATTATCCACATGGTGAAAATCGTATGTCTAAAGTTAGACCTAGATGGGATTATCATTG CTGGAGATGGTTTCATGAAAAGAAGGAGCAGCTTTTTTAG
- the LOC131632168 gene encoding MLO-like protein 12 translates to MAEGGVKERTLEETPTWAVAVVCLVLLAVSILIEHIIHVIGKWLKKRNKNALYEALEKIKGELMLLGFISLLLTVFQGNISEICVSKKIGSTWHPCSSSSKTKTETKSEESLDYEVNDRKLLEYFDPIPRRILATKGYDKCSDKGQVALVSAYGIHQLHIFIFVLAIFHILQCIITLTLGRIKMKKWKTWEDETRTVEYQFDNDPERFRFARDTTFGRRHLSLWTQSPILLWIVSFFRQFFGSISRVDYMALRHGFIMAHLAPGHDAQFNFQKYISKSIEEDFKVVVGISPTIWLFTVLFLLTNTHGWYSYYWLPFLPLIIILLVGAKLQMIITKMGSRIQDRGEVIKGAPLVETGDHLFWFNRPRLLLFMIHLVLFENAFQLAFFVWSTYEFSITSCFHKTTVDTVIRITLGVVIQVLCSYATLPLYALVTQMGTTMKPTIFNERVATALKNWHHTAKKQVKESKHSNHTTPNSSRPSTPIHAMSPVHLLHRHTSGSSDSLQTFPKKSNYKIEQWDIELEGEGSTSLRNNQTEQSEIQIAGIESFSTTELPVRIRQEISSGSNDFSFEKRHLGRERLDL, encoded by the exons atggctGAAGGAGGAGTTAAAGAACGAACTTTGGAAGAAACACCAACTTGGGCTGTTGCGGTTGTGTGTCTTGTGTTGCTTGCTGTTTCAATCTTAATTGAACATATTATTCATGTTATTGGAAAG TGGTTGAAGAAGAGAAACAAGAATGCTCTTTATGAAGCTTTGGAAAAGATCAAAGGAG AGCTTATGCTTCTAGGATTCATATCCTTGCTCCTAACTGTGTTCCAAGGTAATATTTCTGAAATATGCGTATCAAAAAAAATTGGATCAACTTGGCATCCTTGTTCTTCCTCTTCAAAGACAAAGACTGAGACTAAATCTGAAGAATCACTTGACTATGAAGTCAATGATAGAAAACTCTTGGAATATTTTGATCCTATACCTCGAAGAATTCTCGCTACAAAAGGATATGATAAATGTTCTGATAAG GGTCAAGTTGCTTTAGTTTCTGCATATGGAATTCACCAACTCCATATATTCATTTTTGTGCTGGCAATATTTCATATCCTTCAATGTATTATAACATTAACTTTGGGAAGAATCAAG ATGAAGAAGTGGAAGACTTGGGAAGATGAGACAAGAACAGTTGAATATCAATTTGATAATG ATCCTGAGAGGTTTAGGTTTGCAAGGGACACAACATTTGGAAGAAGGCACTTGAGCCTGTGGACTCAGTCACCAATTTTATTATGGATT GTTAGTTTCTTCAGACAATTCTTTGGATCTATCAGTAGAGTTGATTATATGGCTCTTAGGCATGGATTTATCATG GCTCATCTTGCCCCGGGACATGATGCACAATTTAATTTCCAAAAGTATATAAGTAAATCAATTGAAGAGGATTTTAAAGTTGTAGTAGGAATAAG TCCAACTATTTGGCTCTTCACAGTGCTTTTCCTTCTTACTAATACGCATG GGTGGTATTCTTATTATTGGCTTCCATTTCTTCCACTAATT ATAATCTTATTAGTTGGTGCTAAGTTACAAATGATCATAACAAAAATGGGATCAAGGATTCAAGATAGAGGAGAAGTAATCAAGGGTGCACCTTTGGTTGAGACTGGAGATCACCTTTTCTGGTTTAATCGTCCTCGCCTTCTTCTCTTTATGATTCATCTTGTTCTCTTTGAG AATGCCTTTCAACTTGCATTTTTTGTTTGGAGTACA TATGAGTTTTCCATAACATCTTGCTTCCACAAGACCACTGTAGATACTGTTATAAGAATCACCCTAGG GGTTGTAATACAAGTTCTATGTAGCTATGCGACTTTGCCTCTTTATGCTTTAGTCACACAG ATGGGAACAACCATGAAACCAACCATTTTCAACGAAAGAGTGGCAACAGCACTTAAGAACTGGCATCACACAGCCAAAAAGCAGGTAAAAGAGAGCAAGCATTCAAATCACACAACACCAAACTCGAGCCGGCCATCGACCCCGATACACGCCATGTCTCCTGTCCACCTGCTCCATAGACACACTTCTGGAAGCAGTGACAGCCTACAAACTTTTCCGAAGAAGTCTAACTATAAAATCGAGCAATGGGATATTGAACTTGAAGGAGAAGGATCAACTTCCCTAAGAAACAATCAAACAGAGCAATCGGAGATTCAAATAGCGGGTATCGAGTCATTTTCGACAACCGAATTGCCGGTTAGAATTAGACAGGAAATCAGCTCTGGTTCAAACGATTTTTCTTTCGAGAAGCGACACTTAGGGAGGGAGCGATTAGATTTGTAG